TATTAGTTTAAatgtcaataaaaatataatttttacatGATTCATTGAATTCCGGTTGAACCTCTAACCCTTGATCCTCTATCTTTTTCGGTTCTTTAACAAGTCCAATTTTGATAACCATGATAATAAATGAGTATGCAACATAACTCGGTATATACACTTGCTTAGTTTTTCatcacttaatttttaattttatcaaataccGGATAACGAGGGCGCGAACATATAAGACTGAAAATCagttccaaacaaaaaaaaaaatccaagcaTTTAATGGAATGTTAGTGAACAGCAGTTAAAGCAGTTGAGGTAATCGAGAGTGGGCTGTGTGATTGAGAGAGTGGGGGAGGAAGAGTCGTTTTTGGAGAATTCAACAAAACAAAATCACAAAAATTCGAGAATGTGAATAGATTCCGTCCTTCTGCTTTCCTCCCCATTATTAACACTTTCTCCCTTCCAATTCCAATCAACTCATCGATCTATGGACACCAAAAGAAAGGCCAAGAACACTGTTACTACTTGTGTTATCTGCTTAGACAAAACTGATGTTGATCGCATATTTTCAGTTAACGGATGCCGCCATCGTTACTGCTTCACCTGTATGAAAAAGCATGTCAAAGTCAAGTTGTTTCAGGGCATGGTTCCTAAATGTCCTCATTCAGGATGCAACTCTGAGCTTTCTGTTGAGGGTTGTAGCAAGTTCTTGACATCTAAATTAAGAGAGATGATGCGCCATAGATTAAAAGAAGCTTCTATTCCTGTTAAAGACAGAGTTTACTGCCCATATCCTCGTTGCTCGGCATTGATGTCAAAAAAAGATATTGTTGGTTCTGGAGCTACTTATTCTCGGAGATGCTTGGAATGTCGTCGCTTTTTCTGTATCAATTGCAAGGTCCCTTGGCATAGTAACATGACATGTGATGTTTACAAAGGGTTGCATCCGGCGGGAGATGATGTGAAATTGAAGAGTCTGGCTAGTAGGAAGCTATGGCGGCAGTGTAAGAAATGTAGCCATATGATTGAGCTTGCTCAAGGTTGCTATCACATCACTTGCAGGTAGGTACCTTACTCATCTTATTGTGTATCTCTTCATGATTTGATCTAAAAGAACAACACTGTTGGATACTTGTAAATTATGGGGAAAACAACACATCTATGTATAGGGTAAAGAAATCACAAGAACTTATGCATTAAATTAGAATTTAATTCACCCCCGCTCATCTCACAGGCGGATTTGTTGCGTCCGCCAATAAAATTGGCCTGTTTAGGCAAGCGGACATGTAGCATGTGCGGAAGAAATTGTTAAACATATGCAATCCTAACCCTAAACATCACATATTGCTAAATTGGCAAAGCTTTATTGTCAAGTTAGCCTATTTTCATACATTATCAATAAAACTTTCTTATCAATCCTGAATCACCAAAACTAGAATAGTACTACTAGTAAAGTAGGAATGTGGTAAGCTTGCCTTTTCCGATTTGTTCTGTCAATTTTTGatgttatttaatatttatgtatgcacaaaaaaaaaaaatattaaaatctaaatatttagtggattttaaaaatatttctctAAAATTATtgtagccactgaacttcaattcttaatggtatTGTCACTGAacgttacattttttaacacggGGTCACTCAATGCCTCAAAACGTTCGTTGATGGCCTCAAAGTAAAAagttcgaagagttaatgatattctaaggaactttaattgttgaaaattttcatttcgatgTCATTTAGGCGttgttttgttaggagagaaagtgaatttttgaAAGAGAGCCCCAAAAAaggtgattttagaaaataaaaactggTTTCAAATATCGTTctgaataactttaattcttaaatattttcaagTTAAAATCGTTGacgatcattttgaggagtAGGTTAAAGTGAGTGGCCACaagtgttaaaaagtataaagttcaagTGATCaattgttaagaattgaagttcagtgaccacaatattaaaatgaataaaggtCAGTGGCtataagtgtaatttaccccaaaatTGATTTATAGGATGTTTGAACTCAGCTTAATTTGACAACGTTAActgtaaaattgtaccattttgaTCGTTATGATTTAAAATTATTCTTGATGaccaatgttaaaaatattaCCGTGCCATATCCATAAATCAAACATATAATACGGACATCATCATCTTGCATCAATATACATGATTTATTAGGtggcttaatgcatatttacacccttaaaGTTGGCAAGTTTTACTTAttggcaccctgaactttttaaataaccAATCACACATTTATacttggctttaaaaacctatcacacacctaaaaTTGACATTAAAAACCTATCAAACACTTAAAGTTGGCTCATTTGGACCTCCTGCACACAAAATCACTGATCTGTCATTTTTGACATATGAGGTGACATACAGAACGAACTAATacgcttttcttttttctatagcACTCACACGTAATCCCACCTGTCAAAGATGACAGATCAGTGATTTTGTATGCAGgggtccgaatgagccaactttaggcgtgtgataggtttttaatgtcaattttaggtgtgtgataggtttttaaagtcaACTATAAGTGTATGATaggttatttaaaaagttcagggtgccaaTAGGCAAAACTTACCAACtttaagggtgtaaatatgcattaagtaAAGGTAATGGAAGACAATATATATGATCAGTGATGCTTGGTTGATGCTGTGTCTTGACACCTTACATGAAGCGAAGTGATAGATGTTGTGTTGGTAGCGCATATGATATGAACAACTGCTTGAGAAATtgagaataatattttaaatttctaaCCTAAGCTTTTAATTAGCATTGATTTAACGGTGAATCATTTCGGATCCAAATAAGCAGGTATCTTTAAAAAATGTTATGGGTTATTCTTTAAACTTGATCTGGAGCAACTTAAGAGgttatctttaaaaaaaatgttgtaTGTAATTCTTTATACTTAAATCTGGAGCAACTTAAGACGTTGTTATGCAATAGTTTGATTTGTGATatattttatgagattatggttgttttatgtttttacaGATGTGGTTTTGAGTTTTGCTATAAATGTGGAGCTGAGCGGAGGGATAAAAAGGCAACGTGTTCTTGTCCACTATGGGATGAACATTATATATGGGTTCACTAAAATACAGTTTAGAGATGAATATAACCTATAATGCTGTCTATTTTGAATCTTATTTTGACTACCATTCTGACTGAATATGGACTCCACTTTAAATAATGATGACGGACTAACTTCATTTATTGAATTACTATTTTAGGTAAATATTAGCGATTACATTACATGATATATTACAGTGCCTGAATCGGCTTTTTGGTTTTCATACTCTTGTTactttttatcaattactttgGAGCAaaatttaaatttcatttatataaaaCCGTATTAAATTTATTGTATGGAACAAATTAGATTTAAGTTTATAGGTTAATTATAAgtagaatatgaaaatatatttttcctaAAGAAATTAGTTGCCAAAGAGAATTGAGCTCTCAAATTTTGTTAAGGATGTCTTTAAATTTACTACTCCATCTGTTCTCAAATAAGTGTCAttttagataattgtttttgttcttttttaagtgtcgtttttgtttttcaataaaatttagtatagtttttttggtctaaacatttaaattttgtcttgatttatgtgttttttaagctTTCAAAGTTTTTTCTCCAACCATTATATAGGAcatagaatttttatttagttaatccatgtaaatttattaatttaagtgcatattaattgtgtttcctaatttgtgtgaaaaactctaaaacgacacttatttgagaatggagaGAGTATCTTCTAAGGTTCACTCTTGTTTAGAATCACTCAATGAGTGAAGGTTGACATATTTATTAATACACATATCATATCATAGATAGCTAGAAAGATTCGAACGGGCTTATATCTACCAACATTATTAATAATCAGGGCGTTAATCGGATTGAGCTGAGTTGAACTTCTGCCGATGCTTAACTTGGTAGAAAACAGACGAGGTCATGCTCAAAATTCTTTTCGAGCTTAGTTTATTAAGAAAACTCTATATGATTGTGAACTGCACGTGACCAACTCGTTTATTTGTTATGAGTTTTGTTTGTGAACAGCTCGTTAATTCTGTTCATGAACTTTGTTTATGAATAACTCATTATGTTTATGCTCACAAATAGTCTAAAATTTGATGAATGAAGAATTAAAGTCGAAAATATGATTTCAATctcatttgaattttttaacACATAACTAAATAGT
The window above is part of the Euphorbia lathyris chromosome 3, ddEupLath1.1, whole genome shotgun sequence genome. Proteins encoded here:
- the LOC136222614 gene encoding E3 ubiquitin-protein ligase RSL1-like, with protein sequence MDTKRKAKNTVTTCVICLDKTDVDRIFSVNGCRHRYCFTCMKKHVKVKLFQGMVPKCPHSGCNSELSVEGCSKFLTSKLREMMRHRLKEASIPVKDRVYCPYPRCSALMSKKDIVGSGATYSRRCLECRRFFCINCKVPWHSNMTCDVYKGLHPAGDDVKLKSLASRKLWRQCKKCSHMIELAQGCYHITCRCGFEFCYKCGAERRDKKATCSCPLWDEHYIWVH